In Capsicum annuum cultivar UCD-10X-F1 chromosome 7, UCD10Xv1.1, whole genome shotgun sequence, one genomic interval encodes:
- the LOC107852786 gene encoding syntaxin-132-like isoform X1 — MNDLLADSSFVEGKDNASKEFDIEMGHRFTRSQSDSGTDSFNKQIQEIEKQVDKLSGLLKTLKDANEETKTVTKASAMKAIRKRMEKDIDEVGKIARNVKAKIESINKENLANRQKPGCGKGTSVDRSRTNMTNALTKKFRDVMTEFQTLRQRIDNEYREVVERRVITVTGTRPDEETINNLIETGNSEQIFQNAIQGMGRGQILSTVEEIQERHDAVKEIERKLLDLHQIYLDMAVLVEAQGDLLDNIETQVTNTVDYVQSGTTALQTAKKLQKGSRKCLCIGIILLLFIAAIIVIPIVLKQPWKSNKAA; from the exons ATGAATGACCTGCTAGCG GATTCAAGCTTTGTTGAAGGCAAAGATAATGCTTCCAAAGAATTTGATATCGAAATGGGCCACCGATTTACGAGGAGCCAGTCAGATTCTGGAACTGACAGCTTTAATAAGCAG ATACAAGAAATCGAGAAACAGGTCGATAAACTTTCTGGTTTACTGAAGACCCTTAAG GATGCTAATGAGGAAACAAAAACTGTTACTAAAGCATCAGCAATGAAAG CAATAAGGAAGCGGATGGAGAAAGATATAGATGAGGTTGGGAAGATTGCAAGAAATGTCAAAGCAAAAATAGAATCAATAAACAAAGAG aACTTGGCCAATAGACAAAAGCCTGGATGTGGAAAGGGTACAAGTGTTGACAGATCAAGGACAAATATGACCAA TGCATTGACGAAGAAGTTCAGAGATGTTATGACAGAATTTCAG ACATTAAGGCAGAGGATAGACAACGAATATCGTGAGGTCGTAGAGCGAAGGGTGATCACAG TAACTGGAACTAGACCAGATGAGGAG ACAATAAACAACCTGATTGAAACTGGAAACAGCGAACAAATCTTCCAGAATGCTATCCAAGGAATGGGCCGCGGTCAG ATCTTAAGCACCGTAGAAGAAATTCAGGAAAGACATGATGCAGTGAAGGAAATTGAGAGAAAgcttcttgatctgcatcaaatTTATCTAGATATGGCTGTTCTGGTTGAAGCTCAAGGAGATTTGTTAGATAATATCGAAACACAG GTGACAAATACAGTTGATTATGTCCAATCAGGGACTACTGCTCTTCAGACCGCAAAGAAACTACAGAAGGGCTCTCGAAAATGCCTGTGCATTGGCATTATACTTCTCTTATTTATAGCAGCTATAATAGTTATCCCCATCGTTCTCAAACAACCTTGGAAGAGTAACAAGGCAGCTTAA
- the LOC124885847 gene encoding uncharacterized protein LOC124885847: protein MVSKGHGNGQRKKGKKGTNNLSAGQYTTPPPPPVATTLPPATTNILPPPRANISLPNTFFMPPLPHHLSGLRIGGVCTSTSPFIDSATASNATTPAFLIPRFKEVVEYDGNNRLIIARDGGNGFISMCSGGNMIIEAIKPFYTEPWGSWNEIKLDVRVLMWNQFITKCAWNSCHENEIQHIFKLKEALRIKEHLYEARKNLKKTSWMNADVWDQFFVKWDTPEFRVRREWAKVNRASEMGGSLRTGGSMSFTTHRRRLHAMP, encoded by the exons atggtATCAAAAGGCCATGGTAATGGACAGcgtaagaaaggtaagaaaggaaCTAATAATCTTTCCGCAGGTCAATatacaacaccaccaccaccacctgttGCCACAACTCTTCCACCAGCTACTACAAATATTCTTCCTCCACCAAGGGCAAATATTTCACTACCAAATACATTTTTCATGCCCCCACTGCCCCACCA CCTTTCTGGATTGAGAATTGGAGGGGTTTGCACATCAACATCGCCATTTATTGATAGTGCTACAGCATCTAATGCCACAACACCTGCTTTCCTGATTCCGAGATTTAAAGAGGTAGTAGAATATGACGGCAACAATAGGCTAATTATCGCCCGTGATGGTGGTAATGG gTTCATTTCCATGTGTAGTGGCGGAAATATGATTATAGAAGCAATTAAACCATTTTACACGGAGCCATGGGGTAGTTGGAACGAGATTAAACTCGACGTCAGAGTTCTTATGTGGAACCAATTTATA ACAAAGTGTGCATGGAATTCTTGTCATGAAAATGAAATACAACACATTTTTAAGCTCAAAGAAGCTCTACGAATCAAAGAACACTTATATGAGGCCCGAAAGAACTTGAAAAAAACTAGTTGGATGAATGCTGATGTGTGGGACCAGTTCTTCGTAAAATGGGATACTCCTGAATTTAGGGTGAGGAGGGAATGGGCAAAGGTAAATAGAGCGTCTGAAATGGGTGGCTCATTGCGTACAGGAGGTTCGATGAGTTTCACTACCCACCGACGAAGACTG CATGCCATGCCGTAA